A genomic window from Brassica oleracea var. oleracea cultivar TO1000 chromosome C8, BOL, whole genome shotgun sequence includes:
- the LOC106312654 gene encoding heterogeneous nuclear ribonucleoprotein R: protein MSRTRTAASEAHDSMESEERVDLDPEETLEEEYEYEEVEEEEEVEEEIEEEVEVEEDEDEEEEEEEEGGEKKKHDELLALPPHGSEVYLGGIPTDASEGDLKGFCESIGEVTEVRIMREKESGEGKGYAFVTFRNKDLASEAIDTLNNTEFKGKRIKCSTTQAKHRLFLGNVPRSWTESDIKKTASGVGPGVQNVELPKDPQNVGRNRGYAFVEYYNHACAEYSKQKMSDPSFKLDDNAPTVNWAESRNGGGGDSSATQVKALYIKNLPRDITQERLKSLFEHHGKILKVVIPPAKPGKEDSRYGFVHYAERTSVMKALKNTERYEIDGQTLDCTLAKPQADQKANTTTGQNMQNSLLQPNYPPLLGYGMAPSPFGALGGFGASPYPQPLMHAGGHAAGGMAMMPIMLPDGRIGYVLQQPGLAAVPQPPPRHSPPYRGSGSSSSSSSKRSSSDNGRGRSRYNPY, encoded by the exons ATGTCGAGGACGAGGACTGCTGCTTCTGAGGCTCACGATTCGATGGAATCTGAGGAAAGGGTAGACCTTGATCCCGAGGAGACTCTTGAGGAGGAGTATGAGTACGAAGAAGTTGAAGAAGAGGAGGAGGTTGAAGAGGAGATTGAAGAAGAGGTGGAAGTTGAAGAGGACGAGGACGAAGAAGAAGAAGAAGAAGAAGAAGGAGGAGAAAAGAAAAAGCATGATGAGCTCTTGGCTCTTCCTCCTCATGGCTCTGAGGTTTATCTTGGTGGGATTCCTACTGACGCCTCTGAAGGGGACTTGAAGGGCTTCTGTGAGTCCATAGGCGAAGTTACTGAG GTTAGGATAATGAGGGAAAAGGAGTCTGGGGAAGGAAAGGGGTACGCGTTTGTAACGTTTAGAAACAAGGACTTGGCTTCTGAAGCAATCGATACTCTTAATAACACTGAGTTCAAG GGTAAGAGGATAAAGTGTTCGACTACGCAAGCCAAGCACCGTCTCTTTCTTGGCAATGTTCCTAGAAGCTGGACAGAGTCGGACATTAAGAAAACGGCAAGTGGAGTTGGTCCTGGCGTTCAAAATGTCGAACTCCCAAAG GATCCACAAAACGTGGGCCGGAATCGTGGATATGCTTTCGTAGAGTACTACAACCATGCATGTGCTGAATACTCCAAACAAAAGATGTCAGATCCGAGTTTCAAGCTTGATGATAATGCCCCTACTGTAAACTGGGCTGAGTCGAGGAATGGAGGAGGAGGAGACTCTTCTGCTACTCAG GTTAAGGCATTGTACATCAAGAACTTGCCTAGAGATATAACACAAGAGCGTCTAAAGTCATTATTCGAACATCATGGGAAGATCCTGAAAGTGGTCATACCACCAGCAAAACCAGGGAAGGAAGACAGTAGATATGGTTTTGTGCACTACGCGGAGAGGACAAGCGTCATGAAAGCTTTGAAAAACACTGAAAGATACGAGATTGATG GTCAAACGTTGGATTGTACTCTTGCAAAGCCTCAAGCGGATCAAAAGGCGAATACAACAACAGGTCAGAACATGCAGAACTCACTGTTGCAACCAAACTATCCTCCTCTTCTTGGTTATGGCATGGCTCCGAGTCCCTTCGGTGCTCTTGGTGGATTTGGCGCTTCTCCTTACCCACAA CCGTTAATGCATGCGGGAGGTCATGCAGCTGGTGGGATGGCGATGATGCCAATCATGTTACCCGATGGAAGAATCGGCTACGTCTT ACAACAGCCTGGACTAGCAGCAGTGCCACAACCTCCACCAAGGCATTCACCACCGTATAGGGGAAGCGGTTCCAGCAGCAGTAGCAGCAGCAAAAGAAGTAGCAGCGACAATGGTAGAGGAAGAAGCCGTTACAATCCTTATTAG